The Halictus rubicundus isolate RS-2024b chromosome 5, iyHalRubi1_principal, whole genome shotgun sequence nucleotide sequence cttcacagaaaatgaaacttaccaatataattaataaatttaacaagaaattaacaatttttataaaaaaatttatttttaaaaactaacaaatttaaaacgaaattaataataaatgaatttttattttttactttttaaagGAAATGCTTTCACGAAGTGCTCTGGAAACGCAAAAATTGGAGTTACTAAGCTCTATATCAGAAATGAAGCTCAGACAAGCCAGTTTAGAACATGAGAATCTTGTACTTCACAGTACAAGCCCTGTCTTAAATGTAAGTTCATTTAGATATATCGAAATATATCAAgcactttctttttttttttttacaaaggTTTCAATATACTAGATTTTATATACGTATGCTACTACAGtaaatgtcacattttttcaaacAATTCATTATACATTTAAATCGATTTCGCATTAAAGATCTGATAGTCGAAACAACAAGTGAACGAAATGGACACAAAATCTCAAGTACaatctctactcgataaatgaaaatcaagTGTGACGTTTAGAACGATGTTATACGTCGCAATCGAGTTCGAATTCTCAAGACGTAGATCCTTAAAACTTTATTTACAACTTCCCTTACCTCGAGGTTTAGTTTGACCTGTCAGAATCGTTTGTCGCTTATTTGCCGTTTGTTTCCATCCATTCTGCTTGTTTAATCATAATCAGTGACATCTTCTAGTTTTACGCGTGAAACAGGTTTTCGTAGTGTCGTGATAGTCGTCAACGGGAACACAGATCTTAATCGATTTCAAACAGTAATATCCTCTCAACTGTTAAAGTGCCACGAAACGAACTTTACAAACATTTAGTCTGCTAATGCCAGAGGCGTTTGTTTTAATTTATGTTGGTAAGTGCTGAATGTTACGTTAGGGTATGTTAAAGATTGGTTAAGGCTCGTTCACTTTgaaggttctggggtaagtgctgcgcTGTCCAACACAGTCCTCTCTCCAAAAGGCATCCTCGCCTTCCCCACTCTGTGGCCAGATCCTCTTAGAACAAAGTTTCAATTCTTCAGAGCAATGCAACTTTGAGTTGCATGCCCCCTCATAAACATAACCTTGCCGGGCGATAGCTGGATGGCCCAAAGAGCCCAGCCGCCGTCGCCCGACGACAGTTCTGTTTAGTCTCATGCATCCCTATCCAAGACGTCACGTAGTCCAAGACCCTatcaaaaatccttccaatCCTGAGGGTCGCCCTGGCATCATCCCTTGACTTGGCTTAAAACACGTTGACGCTAACGGGTATATATTCCTAAACAGGAGattgagatctataagtgtgcgaagTCTCCACTGACCATGAGTAACGTTTGCCACAGAATGAACTATAATGAATTTAGAGGGAATATTTATTGCAGGGAGAGAAATTCGGAAGGCACACCAGCCAATATAGTAGTCTCCCTAGGCCCATGAGTTCTTCAAAGAAAGGCGTAGTGTTCGGTAAGGTTCCCAGTTTAGCTTCTGGAACACAAACAACGGTACCATTGGCCATTAGAGGAGCCTCCGCGAGATGCCTGTCTGCGCCTACTCTAGGTTGCAATTGATTTTTCTCTAGGCATGCATTATTAAACGTTTtacaaaaatgcaatttttattcgttttattcGTTAATAATTAAACATCGACTTTACGCTAGTGATTCATCAACCGATCAAAGAGCCTAGCCAGATAAGGGGTCAAAATCACGCCACAGCTGATTTAAACTGAAAATAGCTGATGCGATACCTTACCAAGCGAAACAATTTCCAATATGCTTCAATCATATACCTTGTTTTGCCATGGTAGTCACACCATTCCATAGGGCTCCCAAAGAAACGACTCTGTGACAAatttcaagtcggtacccctaccacaagggtagctATAGCgtgagcacggtttaatgaattatcctctatttcttctgttcattttaaaaaaaaaattacgaaaaaattgatGAACATTCTACCCAATAGCACATATGACAGTGaattattttggaatttttgtttacaaaatagattttttaaaaaatccgaaAACAAAATTGCCAATGTGTTGTAATTCATCTTCAGAAATTTTATAATACTTATATGCTATATAATAATTGACCTGAAATGAAACAGTTAAGTTTTATATGTTTCTCTAATCTTTAGGTAAGGATAAAAAACTGCTTtcctctccgcgtctctttctttcccatgcGCTGTCCTTCCTTGCGTCCGAatctttaatcgttcattacaaaagtaaatattatcggaatcacgtcatatttggtttcatttccattaaaaaaatgccacgaatatgttggtgaaagtctcataaaaaaaagtaatgaaaaataaagaagttctcgagcttcgctgtctctttctacgttcggcactgcatcaaagaataatgGTTTTCTAACTTAAACGACGACAAGTCCCAGGCTGCTGACGTAaaacgcgaattcactgtattatcaTTATTCATCTAAGACATCATAGTTTGATTAAAAAACGGTAATGGTATTCGTTTaacaatatttcgaaaataacgAAACACGAATATGTTCAAAAGTGACACGAAATCTTTAAAATTTGAAGACTTTAAATGAAATGCGTCACAGATTCCCGTTACACAATTACTTTCAAATTCAGCGCACATAATTTTCTCAATAAGCCTCACAATTTAGGATGGTAAGATCAAAACAAATCGAAAGTTGAAAAATAAGGAACACCCTACGTCCACAAATTTTGGAGACTTTTTCGACGTGGATCGAGCTATCGTATACGCAGTTGTCAGTTCAAAGGCGACTTTGACAACCTTATCTGGCCAAGCTTTTTGTTTTATAAGTTTGCTTCATTATTACTGCATGGAAATTTTGTATGTATTCCTGGCGTAGATGGATATCTATATTTCACTTGATGTTGGATTATAGAACGTGATATGTATACAACGTCAAATAATGTAATCATTTGGGTGGTTAAACTTTttctcaggaaaccagaaatttttaacttttttatgtaatcctgtagattttggcgagaaaatgccgaaaatccaagtttcaatcctaggagattacTAAGCGGCCCCGCTCGTCACTACATACAtatcaacatggcggcgcccttgcctgtcaaaaacactgaaaatcgcacatctttacacacgcataactttcgatctcctaggattgaaacttggattttcagaattttctcgcAAAATTCTAcaagattacataaaaaaaaattaaaaaatcctggtttcctgaggtaaagttatGCCCACTCGAATTTATGAGATTATCAAACATTAGCAAACGATATCGAGCTGCCATTAACGTTATTTCCCTTTAATACTAAACTCTGCAATTACAAGAACCAGCTATTGTAAGAAAACTACTTATTTCTACCGTACCATTTTTTAATTGGTATTTTTTGTATATGTACTTTAGCCGAAGAAGacaaaaatgttattatagAAAGTTCGAATTCTCGGCTGCAAGCGATTACACAGATACCTCTGACAGAACTATCAATGGAAGAAATTGGAGGGTGGCTGACAAATTTAGGATTAGAATGCTATGCGGGTGAATTAAGACGGTGGGGTGCCACTGGAGCAAAATTACTTGAATGTTCTTCGCAACAACTTGAAAAGGAATTAGAAATTAAGAATGTTCTTCACAAGAAGAAATTATTGTATGCGATAGAGTCAGAAAAGTCTGATGGAGCTGATTTTTTTGGGTCTGATAAGGTAACCATTATTGAGTAACAATTACttatttgatttattatttAGTTCTTTTTCGTCTatgatttaatttctttttattaaagCAATTATATCAACTGTCATAAAGcatataaattgtaaatattcatTTAATTATAGATGGATAATGCCGCAGTTCTACGATGGCTTGACGATATAGGTTTACCACAACATAAAGAGGCATTTCAAAATGGTAAAATTGACGGTAGAATGTTACACCGATTGACAACTGAAGATTTATTAAATCTTGGAGTGAATGCGCAATTACATGCTGCAAGCTTAAGACGAGGCATTCAGGTATTTCTTATATgacgtatatttttaaaaactgccACTTTgtgtaggaaatttttattcctaCCTAATCTTTTTTTCATTTAGCACTGTATatgtcttgacctcggctatcatagtgataataaaaatatatcattctatctaaaaaaacttcgataaccttgaaatttcaaaaaatataaccttgaacataTTTTTTTGCCTACCATAATATCTGCCCCTCTTAATtcactaatgttttcctctgaaacttttttctattataaaagacaagcgagatattttagaagctcaagttaggtgagacaccctgtataataacaTATTAGTAATTTTTGTCTTTTCAAGGTCTTGCGGGAATTATATTTTGAGTTCGATAATCTTGAAAGAAGGTCTACAAATGGTAATGGAGCCGATGGTGGTAATGTGCATCTTTGGACTAATCATCGAGTGATGGAGTGGCTTAGAGTAGTAGATCTGGCAGAATATGCTCCTAATATGAGAGGATCTGGGGTGCATGGAGGTCTGATGGTGTACGAGGGAAGATTTACTTCTGAATTATTGGCTGCATTACTTAGTATATCTCCTGGGAAAACACTTCTTCGCAGACATTTAACTACACACTTTAATCAAATTCTTGGCAGAGAAGTCGtacaaagaaagagagaaattgaAAATACATTAGGGTTTGTACCGCTAACGCTGACTGCTCGTTTGAAGGTATGTAAAgttttatttgaatttcaacACAACACTACAGGGATCACAATACATTTTGTTAATATATAATTTAGATACCAAAAAGGTCTCAGTTCACACTAAAACGTAAAAAAAGCAAGAACGAAGTGGACTATGGTAACTTGGTATGTCCGTTGGAAGCATCGCCACCAGGTACTCCATCGACACCTGTTTCGACTCCAAGCAGCCCAAACTTGAATTCACCcgtattctaataaaaattatagTCTTTTAAGTTTCATTCTAATACTTCAGATCAGTTCTCGTCattgtatattcttctttaatgaagtaatttattaaatatcctCTTCTGCATAATTTTCCATGTTCTTAAAACTTCTGTTGAAAttatagttaaaaaaaaaaatgaaatcaaTCGTCAAGTTTTTAATCATAATAAAATACAagtgttatttttatttatgtattttGTTACTATTATCAGATTATCAGTTTAAGGGATTACATTTGGAATTCATTTTTAAGAACATAGACAGCTTTCTTATTGGTTTGAGCTTAAGCGGTAACTTCTGTAAACACTTCTATTTCTCATAAATCATTAATGTTTATACATTTGTAATAattcttaatgcaaaataatgATACAATAAACGAACTTATCATAGATTATTGTTCAGGTATTTATTTCATAAGACGTGAAAGCAAAAGCAAACGTTACGTCTTTGAAAAGACGTGAAAGCAAAAGCAAACCGTCCTCATAACTGCCGATGGACGCACAGTGGTCTGGGAACCCGTTTTTTGTGACCAGAACTGTTATAGCGTTATTTCAAGGtttaatgttatattattataggtcgttgaattcgtctcgataCCAGTTACAAT carries:
- the Liprin-beta gene encoding liprin-beta 1 isoform X2 encodes the protein MVLCIHVGLNQCSDTSETMSGTKQWDARCIPLENYDFSGTSNCDQEEDDFANVDCFEHHIHKSDSCLCQNCPLGYTKMIGLRGSVPNLCSTTSVTQMESYPPFCSAIYNMSLCSEKHSCQENTKEHKGKQSSQPFESGTKRRLRNRIDCEQRLRSQTDLFLRRKESSSCCPLQYFQISRKWEEYLAKTEERLRKLEDERGALRMEVSVLSEQVEAQSNKIQELESMLREKKDSLRRMEEALQKEMLSRSALETQKLELLSSISEMKLRQASLEHENLVLHSTSPVLNGEKFGRHTSQYSSLPRPMSSSKKGVVFGKVPSLASGTQTTVPLAIRGASARCLSAPTLAEEDKNVIIESSNSRLQAITQIPLTELSMEEIGGWLTNLGLECYAGELRRWGATGAKLLECSSQQLEKELEIKNVLHKKKLLYAIESEKSDGADFFGSDKMDNAAVLRWLDDIGLPQHKEAFQNGKIDGRMLHRLTTEDLLNLGVNAQLHAASLRRGIQVLRELYFEFDNLERRSTNGNGADGGNVHLWTNHRVMEWLRVVDLAEYAPNMRGSGVHGGLMVYEGRFTSELLAALLSISPGKTLLRRHLTTHFNQILGREVVQRKREIENTLGFVPLTLTARLKIPKRSQFTLKRKKSKNEVDYGNLVCPLEASPPGTPSTPVSTPSSPNLNSPVF
- the Liprin-beta gene encoding liprin-beta 1 isoform X4 — translated: MGKGDERGDITIRAGVSTFIPKTSSEASKMLEAALLQMDDIISGACIESNNDGNAEWKDSVKEAARNLVTAIKSCPSLPSTPDATTVEILLKWMQPERLRKLEDERGALRMEVSVLSEQVEAQSNKIQELESMLREKKDSLRRMEEALQKEMLSRSALETQKLELLSSISEMKLRQASLEHENLVLHSTSPVLNGEKFGRHTSQYSSLPRPMSSSKKGVVFGKVPSLASGTQTTVPLAIRGASARCLSAPTLAEEDKNVIIESSNSRLQAITQIPLTELSMEEIGGWLTNLGLECYAGELRRWGATGAKLLECSSQQLEKELEIKNVLHKKKLLYAIESEKSDGADFFGSDKMDNAAVLRWLDDIGLPQHKEAFQNGKIDGRMLHRLTTEDLLNLGVNAQLHAASLRRGIQVLRELYFEFDNLERRSTNGNGADGGNVHLWTNHRVMEWLRVVDLAEYAPNMRGSGVHGGLMVYEGRFTSELLAALLSISPGKTLLRRHLTTHFNQILGREVVQRKREIENTLGFVPLTLTARLKIPKRSQFTLKRKKSKNEVDYGNLVCPLEASPPGTPSTPVSTPSSPNLNSPVF
- the Liprin-beta gene encoding liprin-beta 1 isoform X1 — its product is MEEEENGYARECSDTSETMSGTKQWDARCIPLENYDFSGTSNCDQEEDDFANVDCFEHHIHKSDSCLCQNCPLGYTKMIGLRGSVPNLCSTTSVTQMESYPPFCSAIYNMSLCSEKHSCQENTKEHKGKQSSQPFESGTKRRLRNRIDCEQRLRSQTDLFLRRKESSSCCPLQYFQISRKWEEYLAKTEERLRKLEDERGALRMEVSVLSEQVEAQSNKIQELESMLREKKDSLRRMEEALQKEMLSRSALETQKLELLSSISEMKLRQASLEHENLVLHSTSPVLNGEKFGRHTSQYSSLPRPMSSSKKGVVFGKVPSLASGTQTTVPLAIRGASARCLSAPTLAEEDKNVIIESSNSRLQAITQIPLTELSMEEIGGWLTNLGLECYAGELRRWGATGAKLLECSSQQLEKELEIKNVLHKKKLLYAIESEKSDGADFFGSDKMDNAAVLRWLDDIGLPQHKEAFQNGKIDGRMLHRLTTEDLLNLGVNAQLHAASLRRGIQVLRELYFEFDNLERRSTNGNGADGGNVHLWTNHRVMEWLRVVDLAEYAPNMRGSGVHGGLMVYEGRFTSELLAALLSISPGKTLLRRHLTTHFNQILGREVVQRKREIENTLGFVPLTLTARLKIPKRSQFTLKRKKSKNEVDYGNLVCPLEASPPGTPSTPVSTPSSPNLNSPVF
- the Liprin-beta gene encoding liprin-beta 1 isoform X3, whose translation is MEEEENGYARECSDTSETMSGTKQWDARCIPLENYDFSGTSNCDQEEDDFANVDCFEHHIHKSDSCLCQNCPLGYTKMIGLRGSVPNLCSTTSVTQMESYPPFCSAIYNMSLCSEKHSCQENTKEHKGKQSSQPFESGTKRRLRNRIDCEQRLRSQTDLFLRRKESSSCCPLQYFQISRKWEEYLAKTEERLRKLEDERGALRMEVSVLSEQVEAQSNKIQELESMLREKKDSLRRMEEALQKEMLSRSALETQKLELLSSISEMKLRQASLEHENLVLHSTSPVLNGEKFGRHTSQYSSLPRPMSSSKKGVVFAEEDKNVIIESSNSRLQAITQIPLTELSMEEIGGWLTNLGLECYAGELRRWGATGAKLLECSSQQLEKELEIKNVLHKKKLLYAIESEKSDGADFFGSDKMDNAAVLRWLDDIGLPQHKEAFQNGKIDGRMLHRLTTEDLLNLGVNAQLHAASLRRGIQVLRELYFEFDNLERRSTNGNGADGGNVHLWTNHRVMEWLRVVDLAEYAPNMRGSGVHGGLMVYEGRFTSELLAALLSISPGKTLLRRHLTTHFNQILGREVVQRKREIENTLGFVPLTLTARLKIPKRSQFTLKRKKSKNEVDYGNLVCPLEASPPGTPSTPVSTPSSPNLNSPVF